Part of the Streptomyces antimycoticus genome, GGGGCGCCGGAGAGGGTGCCCGCGGGGAAGCAGGCGGTGAGCACGTCGAAGGCCGTACGGCCCTCGGCGAGGCTGCCGGTGACCGTCGAGACGATGTGCATGACATGGCTGTAGCGCTCGACCGACATGAAGTCGACGACCTCCACGCTGCCGGGCTCGCAGACCCGCCCGAGGTCATTGCGCCCGAGGTCGACGAGCATCAGATGCTCGGCCCGCTCCTTGGGGTCGGCCAGCAGCTCCTCGGCGAGGGCCGCGTCCTCCTGCGGGGTGGCCCCCCGGTGGCGGGTGCCGGCGATGGGGTGCAGCATCGCCCGGCCGTCCTCGACCTTGACCAGGGCCTCCGGGCTGGAGCCCACCACATCGAAGCCCTCGAACCGGAAGAGGTACATATAGGGGCTCGGGTTGGTGGCGCGCAGCACCCGGTAGACGTCGAGGGCGCTGGCCGAGCACGGCGTCTCGAACCGCTGCGAGGGGACGACCTGGAACGCCTCGCCCGCGCGGATGCGCTCCTTGATGTCGTCCACGGCCGCCATGAAGTCCTCGCCGCCCCACAGCGCGGTGTACTCGGGCAGCTCGGACTCGGGCAGCGCGGTGGGGTCGGTCGGCACGGGGCGCACCAGGTCGGCGGCCATCGCGTCGAGCCGGGCCACGGCGTCCGCGTACGCCTCGTCCACCCCCGTGTCGAGGTCGTTGTGGTTGATCGCGTTGGCGATCAGCAGCACGGTGCCGTCCCAGTGGTCCAGCACCGCGAGGTCCGAGGTGAGCAGCATGGTCAGCTCGGGCAGGCGCAGATCGTCCCGCCCGTGCTCGCCGACCTTCTCCAGGCGGCGGACGATGTCATAGCCGAGGTAGCCGACCATGCCGCCGGTGAACGGCGGCAGCTGGACCAGACCCCCGAGGTCGCGGGGGGTGTGCAGGGTCTCGACGGTGGCGCGCAGCGCCTGCAGGGGGTCGCCCTCGGTGGGCACGCCGACCGGCGGGGTGCCCAGCCAGTGGGTGCGGCCGTCGCGTTCGGTCAGGGTGGCGGAGCTGCGGACGCCGATGAAGGAGTAGCGGGACCAGGAGCGGCCGTTCTCGGCGGATTCGAGGAGGAAGGTGCCGGGGCGCTCGGCGG contains:
- a CDS encoding anthranilate synthase component I translates to MDLETFRKLAADRRVIPVSRKLLADGDTPVGLYRKLAAERPGTFLLESAENGRSWSRYSFIGVRSSATLTERDGRTHWLGTPPVGVPTEGDPLQALRATVETLHTPRDLGGLVQLPPFTGGMVGYLGYDIVRRLEKVGEHGRDDLRLPELTMLLTSDLAVLDHWDGTVLLIANAINHNDLDTGVDEAYADAVARLDAMAADLVRPVPTDPTALPESELPEYTALWGGEDFMAAVDDIKERIRAGEAFQVVPSQRFETPCSASALDVYRVLRATNPSPYMYLFRFEGFDVVGSSPEALVKVEDGRAMLHPIAGTRHRGATPQEDAALAEELLADPKERAEHLMLVDLGRNDLGRVCEPGSVEVVDFMSVERYSHVMHIVSTVTGSLAEGRTAFDVLTACFPAGTLSGAPKPRALQIIEELEPSRRGLYGGCVGYLDFAGDSDTAIAIRTALLREGTAYVQAGAGIVADSEPAAEDAECRNKAAAVLRAVHAAGRLGR